In Mycolicibacterium nivoides, the DNA window TCCAGCAGTCGTCCCACCTTCCACCGCGTCAGGTGAAGTTCGGAGCCGATATCTTCCTGGGTACGGCCCTGCTCGTAGTAGCACTGCGCAACATAGAGCAACAGGTCCGTATGGCTGCGGTCAGTGGATGCACTCATTACCGCACCACCCGGAACGGGCCACGGGCACCGGCGGCCCCCGAGCCACCGTCAGCGGTGTCACACATGATCGGGCGCAGTGCGGCGGTCAACCGCTGGTAGTCGCCAAAGGTGTGCTCATACACGGCTATTCGCTTCGGATCGGGCTCGAGAAGACGAACTTTCGGGGCGAAAAGTTGTGAACCCGCACCTAGGCTCGGGACGATCCCGGCGGCGGTCGCCGCGATCACCGCACAGGCCCGAAGCGTGAGGTTCTCACCGATCACCAATTCTGCGGGCCTGCCGAGCACATCGATCGTGACCTGCTGCCACAACGAGTTTCGCTCGATGCCGCCGGAGAAGACCAGGCGCGCGCACGGTACTCCGGATCGTTCGAACGAGTCGATAACACTGCGGGTGCCGCAGGCGACTGCCTCGACCATCGCCCGATACAGTTCGGCCTTTGTGGTGCCGAGTGTCAGCCCGATCACCGCACCGCGTAGGCGGGCTTCGCGGTGCGGCGTGCGGTTGCCCATGAAGTAGTCGAGGGCCCTCAGGCCGTGGGCGGCCGGGTCGACGGCGGAGGCCTGGTCGATCAACCCCGGCAGCTCGTCGCGAGGCACACCCATGATGGACTCCCCGGTCCATTTGAGTACCGAACCGCTGGTCACCTGACCGCCCTCGACCAGCCACTTGTCGTGCGTCAAGGCATTGGGATACGGGCCCCACACCTCTTTGGATGTGCTCGGCTGGTCCACTTCGGTGACGATGGCCGAGGACGTGCCGGACACGATGGAGACCAGCCCGTCCGTTTTGCCCCCGCAGGCCAGCAGGGATACGTGCGCATCGATGCCGCCGACGGCGACGACCGGTGTGCCCGAGATTGCGAGATCGGCAGCTGCGCCCGCGGTGAGCGTGCCGGCGGCCCCGCCGACGGGAATGATCTCGTCAGGCAGCTTGGCGATGAGATCCTCCATGCCGAGGGCGGCATAGAGTTCGGCGGGGAAACGCCCGGCGAGGGAATCGTAGTTGTACTTGCAGACCGCGTTCATCTGCGAGCCGACCCATCGGCCGGTCAGCCGGAAGGTGAGGTAATCGACGGCCTCCACGATGCGTGCGGCAGACCGGTAGGCATCGGGGTCATGCTTTTTGAGCCACATCGCTTTTGGCAGAAGCCATTCGGAGGCGTCGGATCCTCCGGACCACTGGAGGATCGGATGCTGGTGGCTGACTTGCGCGGTGCGCTCCGACTCGGCGGCGCCGCGGGCGTCCATCCACAGGATCGCCGGCCGCAACGGTGTTCCGGCCGCGTCGACGACCGCCACGGTTGAGGCCGTGGTCGACGCGGCGATCGCGACCACCTGGCCGGCGGCCCGGCACGGGTCGGTGTCCATGAGCTGACGAGTCGCGGCGGTGATCGCGGCCCACCAGTCCCGCGGGTCCTGCTCGGCCCAGCCCGGCCTGGGGTGATGGGTCGAGTACGGGCGGTGCGTCGTGCCCAGCGGGGTGCCGTCCTCGGTGAATGCGCCGATGCGCGCACCCTCGGTGCCGAGGTCGATCGTCAGAAGGATTCCCATGGCTCAGTCCTCGTTGGGCAGGAACAGAACTTTTGACGAGAAGACCGAGCGGTCGCCGAGCTGCTGCATCATGTCCGGCAGCGCCGACAATGGCAGCTCGTGAGTGATCATGAACTCCCACTTGAGTTTTCCTTCGGTCAGCATCTGAGCCGAGGTGTGCCACTCGTCGCCCGGGAACGGCGCCGAGAATGAGTTCCAGGAACCGTGCAAGCTGGTCTCCAGCCGCATGAACTTGTTGAAGGTGTCCTTGTCGAGTGTCACCGGTGCGTGCGGGATACCCACGAAGACGGCGTGTCCTTGCGGACCGGTCAGATTCGCGGCCATATCGGCCGTCGCTGGCACTCCGGCGGACTCGAGCACGATGTCGAACCCGCGCCCACCCAGGGCCCGCGCCTCTTCGATGCCCTGCACTGCGTGGGTGGCGCCGGCCTCACGGGCCATAGCGGCCTTCTCCTCACTCAGGTCTACCGCCACGATCTGGCCGGCGCCGTGCAGCTTTGCCCATTGAACGGCGAAGAGTCCGATCGGTCCCGCCCCGATCACCAGGACCCGGTGCCCGGCCCTCAGGTTGGTCTTCCACAACCCGTGCAGTGCGATCGCAGCGGGGTCAAGCATCGCGGCTGCGCGGGGATCGATACCCGAGGGCAGCTTGAGCAGATTGCCGACAGGGCTGACGACGTACTGGGCGTAGGCGCCGTCGCATCTGCTGCCGAAGTAGTCATAGTTCTCGCAGAGACCGAACGCGCCTTTGGCGCAGAAGTCGCAGTTGCGGCAGGGGATCAGCGGGGGGACCGATACCAGTTCGCCGATGTCGAATCCCTCGACGCCCTCGCCGAGTTCAGTTACCCAGCCGGAGAACTCGTGACCGCAGATGATCG includes these proteins:
- a CDS encoding galactitol-1-phosphate 5-dehydrogenase; translation: MTTEAPARTTASVQPNLPATMTAAVMYAPGDIRVEQAPVPTPGPGEVLLKVAACGVCGSDIPRMLRNGGYIMPIICGHEFSGWVTELGEGVEGFDIGELVSVPPLIPCRNCDFCAKGAFGLCENYDYFGSRCDGAYAQYVVSPVGNLLKLPSGIDPRAAAMLDPAAIALHGLWKTNLRAGHRVLVIGAGPIGLFAVQWAKLHGAGQIVAVDLSEEKAAMAREAGATHAVQGIEEARALGGRGFDIVLESAGVPATADMAANLTGPQGHAVFVGIPHAPVTLDKDTFNKFMRLETSLHGSWNSFSAPFPGDEWHTSAQMLTEGKLKWEFMITHELPLSALPDMMQQLGDRSVFSSKVLFLPNED
- a CDS encoding FGGY-family carbohydrate kinase produces the protein MGILLTIDLGTEGARIGAFTEDGTPLGTTHRPYSTHHPRPGWAEQDPRDWWAAITAATRQLMDTDPCRAAGQVVAIAASTTASTVAVVDAAGTPLRPAILWMDARGAAESERTAQVSHQHPILQWSGGSDASEWLLPKAMWLKKHDPDAYRSAARIVEAVDYLTFRLTGRWVGSQMNAVCKYNYDSLAGRFPAELYAALGMEDLIAKLPDEIIPVGGAAGTLTAGAAADLAISGTPVVAVGGIDAHVSLLACGGKTDGLVSIVSGTSSAIVTEVDQPSTSKEVWGPYPNALTHDKWLVEGGQVTSGSVLKWTGESIMGVPRDELPGLIDQASAVDPAAHGLRALDYFMGNRTPHREARLRGAVIGLTLGTTKAELYRAMVEAVACGTRSVIDSFERSGVPCARLVFSGGIERNSLWQQVTIDVLGRPAELVIGENLTLRACAVIAATAAGIVPSLGAGSQLFAPKVRLLEPDPKRIAVYEHTFGDYQRLTAALRPIMCDTADGGSGAAGARGPFRVVR